Proteins from a genomic interval of Rosa chinensis cultivar Old Blush chromosome 2, RchiOBHm-V2, whole genome shotgun sequence:
- the LOC121051272 gene encoding uncharacterized protein LOC121051272, whose product MVTMNKITRRLIRAKKLKVNSNADGEPIGKAAKEMQSYIGVLERTKIPISINDWRNVPLDEKDKIWNSIQDAYVVPKEWKKLVITSAGHKWREFKSKLTNWYIIPYLDSPELLQFPPDDYRSIEVDEWNTFVADRTSQQFQILREKQRIKRKENKYPHRMSWKGYANFQEELFTPN is encoded by the exons ATGGTAACCATGAATAAAATTACCAGGCGACTGATTCGAGCAAAGAAGCTAAAGGTGAATTCTAATGCTGATGGGGAGCCAATTGGGAAGGCAGCTAAGGAGATGCAGTCATACATTGGGGTGTTGGAACGCACCAAGATCCCAATATCTATAAATGATTGGAGAAATGTGCCTTTGGATGAAAAAGACAAGATTTGGAATAGTATTCAG GATGCTTATGTGGTGCCAAAAGAATGGAAGAAATTGGTGATTACATCAGCCGGccacaaatggagagagttcAAGAGCAAACTAACCAACTGGTACATTATTCCCTATCTGGATTCTCCTGAACTTTTACAGTTCCCTCCAGATGATTATCGATCCATTGAGGTAGATGAATGGAATACGTTCGTGGCTGATAGAACTTCACAACAATTTCAG ATACTCCGTGAAAAGCAGAGAATAAAGAGGAAGGAGAATAAGTATCCTCATCGAATGTCATGGAAAGGATATGCTAACTTCCAAGAAGAACTG TTTACACCAAACTGA
- the LOC121051273 gene encoding uncharacterized protein LOC121051273, translating to MLNVEDSVKVSVKKILAEEKENIIAQERAKWELEMEQQIARERAAWEERFQKLEAMVNGKEMPADSPKPVTPLNDLGSGQGSCSRQLEKAGLKAIEIEAAKTAKKKLDLGEDQQKVVEENEVFVDGELNIKLTSIIEEEVRNYLTPKKNAVVEQVQVPVQSANIVQSGCKLTIDSLDNIVVEGTIIQVDVESLLITKSIVTNALLPIPINDEILFVRYAIGTCIAWPRDWVIPTAADAKQKHKIVRRKKKDIYDEDFDHDDLDKLPPNLPPPLKTLATWANDNLKDGITIHTTLGEELFGYLKKVAIFRRDVYAMTNMKEVSAGCIVMYMSFLYQVLKKSKMLDMIGFVDPANTSVIGCGNPTERARSLSVSYERGKPGQIFLVPYNSGCHWMLTVVNPTEEVVYFRDPLKRRLITGEWRTIVDNSIKIFNAQKHRKGRKTVQWKNCAGIPEQMGDKTCGYWIMHYMRDIVEDKNQEWSAKWERKANHYYTMENVDVVRAEWAKNSQF from the exons ATGCTAAATGTAGAAGATAGTGTCAAGGTAAGTGTTAAGAAGATACTagcagaagagaaagaaaatatcattGCTCAGGAAAGAGCCAAATGGGAGTTGGAGATGGAGCAACAAATTGCTAGGGAAAGAGCCGCTTGGGAGGAAAGGTTTCAGAAGTTAGAAGCGATGGTTAATGGGAAAGAGATGCCAGCTGACTCACCCAAACCTGTGACACCGCTGAATGATTTAGGCTCTGGCCAGGGCAGCTGTTCAAGGCAACTTGAAAAGGCTGGTTTGAAAGCTATTGAAATTGAAGCTGCCAAAACTGCCAAGAAGAAGTTAGATTTAGGGGAGGACCAGCAGAAAGTAGTTGAGGAGAATGAAGTCTTTGTGGATGGGGAGCTGAACATCAAACTAACCTCGATTATTGAGGAGGAAGTTAGAAATTATTTAACTCCGAAAAAAAATGCAGTTGTGGAGCAAGTGCAAGTGCCT GTTCAGTCCGCCAATATTGTCCAGTCAGGGTGTAAACTTACGATAGATTCATTGGACAACATAGTGGTTGAAGGAACGATCATTCAAGTGGATGTTGAGTCCT TATTGATCACCAAATCTATTGTTACTAATGCTTTGCTACCAATTCCTATTAATGATGAGATTCTGTTTGTCCGCTATGCAATTGGTACATGCATTGCTTGGCCTAGAGACTGGGTTATACCCACTGCAGCTGATGCAAAG CAAAAGCATAAAATTGtgaggaggaaaaagaaggatATATATGATGAGGATTTTGATCATGATGATTTGGACAAGCTGCCACCCAATTTGCCTCCACCACTTAAGACATTGGCCACATGGGCTAATGATAACTTGAAGGATGGGATCACCATCCACACAACCTTAGGCGAGGAATTATTTGGATATCTAAAAAAGGTCGCCATCTTCAGAAGGGATGTGTATGCCATGACCAACATGAAGGAGGTTTCTGCCGGCTGCATTGTGATGTATATGAG CTTCCTTTATCAAGTGTTGAAGAAATCGAAGATGCTTGATATGATTGGCTTCGTAGATCCTGCTAATACTAGTGTCATTGGCTGTGGAAATCCGACTGAACGGGCTCGTTCTTTGTCAGTTTCTTATGAAAGAGGGAAGCCTGGTCAGATTTTTTTGGTCCCCTATAATTCAGG CTGTCATTGGATGTTGACGGTGGTGAACCCCACTGAAGAAGTTGTGTATTTCAGGGATCCGCTAAAGAGGCGACTCATCACCGGTGAATGGAGAACTATTGTGGACAA CTCCATCAAAATATTCAATGCACAAAAACATAGGAAAGGCCGAAAGACAGTTCAATGGAAAAATTGTGCA GGCATTCCGGAGCAGATGGGTGATAAGACTTGTGGATATTGGATTATGCATTACATGAGGGATATAGTGGAGGATAAAAACCAAGAGTGGAGTGCTAAG TGGGAAAGAAAAGCAAATCACTATTACACAATGGAGAATGTTGATGTTGTCCGGGCAGAGTGGGCAAA GAATagccaattttaa